TTTTCCTGTAGTCTATCACCCTCGGTCCCGTTCTTGTGAGTCTGGCGGTTATCTCGCCCTCCATCTCGACCTCCCTCTCGCCATCGAGGGCGAAGAGGGTTGGAGTGGTGCGTATCTCAATCTCCTCCCCGAGGGCTACCTCCCTGACCTCACCTATAAGAACCCGCTTGAAGACTCCCGGTGCTATCGGAGCCTTTACCGGTCTGCCCTTTCCTATCTCAAGATACAGCCCGAAATCGTCCTCCTCCTTTACCTCCCTTAGGATTCCGGCGATGGAGCTGAGTCCGATGTTTGAGGGGGAGCAACGGCTGACCACGAGTTCCCGGAGATACTCCGGCTTCCACACGGCCTTTGAGCCGACAAAGGAGTGAGTCGTTGCGGCCGCGTCTACCAGGGCTATGTCCCTCAGCTCGCCGTTTTCGAAGAGCTCTATCCTCTTCGTCCTGTAGGTTCCTTCCTCCGGCGTTACGACTCCGGTCGCTATCGCCGCCACGGCTTCTCCGGCTATCGTGGCCTCTATCATGTATGGGAAGACGTTGTTGGTTCCAGTGGAGATGGGCATTATCGGCGTGTCCCCGCAGGCCTTCGCCACTATCCTGTTGGTTCCATCGCCACCTATCACCACGATGACCGACGCCTCCTCCCTGAGGTTTTCGGCCGCTTTGTAGGTGTCGCGCCAGTCCCCGAATATCTTCATATCCATCAGCTCGACCTCGATGCTCAGGTGCTCCTCCACGGCCCGCTTTGCGCCGGGGATTATCCCGAAGGTCTCGGGCATGCCGATTACCTTCTCCACCCCCAGCTCCTGGAGTATAAGGAGGAGCCTCTCGACTATG
The Thermococcus radiotolerans genome window above contains:
- a CDS encoding NAD(+)/NADH kinase, whose product is MKKGVVGIIANPESGRDIRRLVAHASVFDNMEKVSIVERLLLILQELGVEKVIGMPETFGIIPGAKRAVEEHLSIEVELMDMKIFGDWRDTYKAAENLREEASVIVVIGGDGTNRIVAKACGDTPIMPISTGTNNVFPYMIEATIAGEAVAAIATGVVTPEEGTYRTKRIELFENGELRDIALVDAAATTHSFVGSKAVWKPEYLRELVVSRCSPSNIGLSSIAGILREVKEEDDFGLYLEIGKGRPVKAPIAPGVFKRVLIGEVREVALGEEIEIRTTPTLFALDGEREVEMEGEITARLTRTGPRVIDYRKTLRLAAERGFFEG